The following are encoded in a window of Doryrhamphus excisus isolate RoL2022-K1 chromosome 16, RoL_Dexc_1.0, whole genome shotgun sequence genomic DNA:
- the LOC131104525 gene encoding voltage-gated purine nucleotide uniporter SLC17A9-like — MADKHTLGDARTNFAAPLLDAKVDTTKALLDEAAGKHQWPRAVARKWMPVLFAGTCLLYCARMTMPVCAVSMAATFHWSKIDTGLALGGFFWGYSCTQILGGHASDKIGGERVLFFSAASWAMISAATPHLAHLGSHTLALMTMARVLMGLVQGVFYPSLASLIAQRVAEGEKAFLMSIMQSGCFLGILIAGGLGSLLLDWYNWESAFYAVGFLSGLWALIVWQYLLKGQPYPPQRERPSDSRSKRFAIFYLLRLLRKPSVWAMVFAHLCTCGTSYILLSWMPTYFNDEYPHAATWTYNVFPWLAGIPAALWGGYVSDSLISQGYSVAFVRKTMQFIAMGASGVFVMPLAGKVSFPVAVMLLSAAMASLSLTSSGASLNVQDLTPSCAGALFGFMNMLGSFMGVVMVSLTGYLIEVTQSWAAVFSLITAVHVVGVGVFLYFGDAQRVDLENPKSLM; from the exons ATGGCAGATAAACACACATTGGGAGACGCTAGGACTAACTTTGCTGCTCCACTCTTGGATGCTAAAGTTGACACAACCAAAGCGTTGTTGGATGAGGCTGCAGGCAAACATCAGTGGCCCAG AGCCGTGGCTCGCAAATGGATGCCCGTGTTGTTTGCGGGGACATGCCTGCTGTACTGTGCCAGGATGACCATGCCTGTCTGTGCTGTCTCAATGGCAGCCACGTTTCACTGGAGCAAGATCGATACCGGTCTTGCTTTGGGTGGATTCTTCTGGGGCTACTCCTGCACGCAGATTTTAGGAGGACATGCAAGTGATAA AATCGGAGGGGAGCGAGTCCTGTTCTTCTCAGCAGCATCGTGGGCCATGATCTCAGCTGCTACGCCCCATCTGGCCCACTTGGGCAGTCACACCTTGGCTCTGATGACCATGGCAAGAGTCCTCATGGGACTCGTACAAg GTGTATTTTATCCATCTTTGGCCAGTTTGATTGCACAGCGTGTAGCGGAAGGAGAAAAGGCCTTTTTAATGAGCATCATGCAAAGTGGGTGCTTTCTTGG GATATTGATTGCTGGTGGACTGGGCTCGCTGCTGTTGGACTGGTACAACTGGGAAAGTGCATTTTATGCTGTTGGTTTTCTGTCTGGACTCTGGGCGCTCATTGTTTGGCAGTATTTATTGAAAG GTCAACCTTATCCACCGCAGAGGGAAAGACCAAGTGACTCCCGATCAAAGagatttgcaatattttatttgCTGCGTCTCCTGAGGAAGCCAAGTGTCTG GGCCATGGTTTTTGCTCACCTGTGCACATGCGGTACTTCCTACATTTTACTGTCGTGGATGCCGACATACTTCAATGACGAATATCCGCATGCTGCG ACGTGGACGTACAACGTGTTTCCTTGGCTAGCAGGCATTCCAGCAGCTCTTTGGGGTGGATATGTTTCGGATTCACTCATCAGCCAAG GATACAGTGTTGCGTTTGTGAGAAAGACAATGCAG TTCATCGCCATGGGTGCGTCAGGTGTTTTTGTCATGCCGCTGGCTGGAAAGGTCTCCTTTCCCGTGGCGGTGATGCTGCTTTCAGCTGCTATGGCTTCCCTCTCCTTAACCAGCAG TGGAGCATCTTTGAACGTCCAGGATCTCACCCCATCGTGTGCCGGTGCCCTCTTTG GTTTTATGAATATGCTGGGTTCCTTCATGG GCGTGGTGATGGTCTCACTGACGGGTTACCTCATTGAAGTCACACAGTCGTGGGCGGCAGTTTTCTCCCTCATCACCGCTGTCCACGTCGTCGGTGTCGGAGTCTTCCTCTACTTTGGGGACGCTCAACGTGTCGACTTGGAAAATCCCAAGTCATTGATGTGA
- the ythdf1 gene encoding YTH domain-containing family protein 1 — MMSAASIDAQISKGQDASKAFPVSVQNGSLHQKDAVHDNDFEPYLTGQSNQNNSYQSMTDPYLSSYYAPSIGFPYPLSEAPWSTGGDPPIPYLTPYAPLSNGDHHFMHDTVFGQPGGLSSSIYPHRFNFFPENPAFSAWGTSGSQGQQTQSSAYGGSYSYPPSSLGGTLVPDGQTGFHSDTLSKAPGMNNLEQGMLSLKIGGDVAAGSSGVKAAGSVIGGGAGVAVATGNGGTPVGMPPPKPASWAAIASKPAKLQQQKSKMKLGTPIGGGPLPPPPIKHNMDIDTWDNKVVAAKMAPALHHHQQHQAQQLHSHPASLLPPLQQSLQSAQSLVQQMTMQAPPPPLQSYQNHNSAPATQTRWVAPRNRNLCYGGGSLDSSGSSSGGGIGNGGGGGVCLGLEPGCESHPVLEKLRAAHSYNPKEFDWNLKNGRVFIIKSYSEDDIHRSIKYSIWCSTEHGNKRLDSAFRAMNSKGPVYLLFSVNGSGHFCGVAEMRSPVDYGTSAGVWAQDKWKGKFDVNWLFVKDVPNSQLRHIRLENNDNKPVTNSRDTQEVPLEKAKQVLKIIVQYKHTTSIFDDFSHYEKKQEEEEVVKKSYEPATLQNRPRLDQDRQK; from the exons ATGATGTCCGCTGCTAGCATTGACGCGCAG ATATCGAAAGGACAGGATGCCAGCAAAG CCTTTCCCGTTTCGGTGCAGAACGGCTCCCTGCACCAGAAGGATGCGGTCCACGACAACGACTTTGAGCCTTATCTTACTGGACAGTCCAATCAG AATAACAGCTATCAGTCCATGACAGATCCTTACCTGTCCAGCTACTACGCCCCCTCCATTGGATTTCCTTACCCTCTGAGTGAGGCTCCGTGGTCTACAGGCGGTGACCCGCCGATACCCTACCTGACGCCCTATGCGCCCCTCAGCAATGGAGACCACCACTTCATGCATGACACGGTGTTCGGGCAGCCGGGGGGTCTCAGCAGCAGCATTTATCCGCACAGGTTCAACTTCTTCCCCGAGAACCCGGCCTTCTCCGCCTGGGGGACCAGCGGTTCTCAGGGCCAGCAGACTCAAAGTTCAGCCTACGGGGGGAGTTACAGCTACCCACCAAGCTCATTAGGAGGCACTTTAGTCCCGGATGGTCAGACTGGTTTCCATAGCGACACCCTCAGTAAGGCTCCAGGTATGAACAACCTCGAGCAGGGCATGCTGAGCCTTAAAATAGGCGGCGATGTGGCAGCGGGCAGCTCGGGTGTGAAAGCCGCCGGCTCGGTGATCGGTGGCGGCGCCGGTGTCGCCGTTGCCACGGGCAACGGGGGAACGCCAGTCGGAATGCCACCACCGAAACCGGCATCGTGGGCTGCCATCGCGAGCAAGCCCGCCAAGCTGCAGCAGCAAAAGAGCAAGATGAAGCTGGGCACGCCCATAGGCGGTGGACCTCTGCCCCCACCGCCCATCAAACACAACATGGACATCGACACCTGGGATAATAAAGTGGTGGCCGCAAAGATGGCGCCCGCTTTGCACCACCACCAACAGCACCAGGCACAGCAGCTTCACTCGCACCCTGCCAGCCTCTTGCCGCCCCTTCAGCAGTCCCTCCAGTCGGCCCAGTCGCTCGTGCAGCAGATGACCATgcaggctcctccccctcccctccagtCCTACCAGAACCACAACTCGGCCCCAGCGACTCAGACCCGCTGGGTCGCCCCGCGCAATCGCAACTTGTGTTACGGCGGCGGAAGCTTGGACAGCAGCGGCTCCTCAAGCGGCGGCGGTATCGGTAACGGGGGCGGAGGGGGTGTCTGCTTGGGATTGGAGCCCGGCTGCGAGTCCCACCCCGTCCTGGAGAAGCTCCGAGCCGCCCACAGTTACAACCCCAAAGAGTTTGACTGGAACCTGAAAAACGGCCGCGTGTTCATCATCAAGAGCTACTCTGAAGATGACATCCACCGCTCCATCAAGTACTCCATCTGGTGCAGCACGGAGCACGGCAACAAGCGCTTGGACTCCGCCTTCAGGGCCATGAACTCCAAAGGTCCCGTTTACTTGTTGTTCAGCGTCAACGGCAGCGGCCATTTCTGCGGCGTGGCGGAAATGCGCTCGCCCGTGGACTACGGCACCAGTGCCGGCGTTTGGGCGCAGGACAAGTGGAAGGGCAAGTTTGACGTGAACTGGTTGTTTGTTAAGGACGTGCCCAACAGCCAGCTGCGCCACATCCGCTTGGAGAACAATGACAACAAGCCGGTCACCAACTCGCGGGACACTCAAGAGGTTCCGCTGGAGAAGGCCAAGCAGGTGCTCAAGATCATCGTCCAGTACAAACACACCACCTCCATCTTTGACGACTTTTCTCACTACGAGAagaagcaggaagaggaagaggtggTCAAAAAG agcTATGAACCAGCCACATTACAGAACCGACCCCGACTTGATCAG GATCGTCAGAAGTAA
- the LOC131104148 gene encoding sodium/potassium-transporting ATPase subunit beta-1-interacting protein 3-like, whose protein sequence is MCVCVCVHCCIFHPSLDCFSCLSIFKEESWLLFLASFERGIIMGCCSARCMLVLLCCLQLMTALERQVFDFLGFQWAPIMINFIHIIVVILGLFGAMQYRPRYLILYLLWILLWLSWNVFVCCLYLDLGGLSKESDVLSLGVSLHGSWWKENGPGCQSQLLPSTDWHNHGNPELTTVLSCWLEYQYIEVLQGIIQIFISLLAFVYACYVVSLFSNEENSFDTTDECHSPPKPPHFFY, encoded by the exons atgtgtgtgtgtgtgtgtgtgcactgctgCATCTTTCACCCCTCGCTGGATTGCTTCTCCTGTTTGAGCATATTTAAAGAGGAATCTTGGCTGTTGTTTTTGGCATCATTTGAGAGAGGAATCATCATGGGCTGCTGCTCGGCACGATGCATGCTGGTCCTCCTGTGCTGTCTGCAGCTG ATGACTGCACTGGAGAGACAGGTCTTTGACTTCCTTGGCTTCCAGTGGGCTCCCATCATGATAAACTTCATTCACATCATCGTGGTCATCCTGGGCCTCTTTGGTGCCATGCAGTACAGACCACGTTATCTTATTCTG TACCTTCTGTGGATTCTGTTATGGCTCAGCTGGAATGTCTTTGTTTGCTGCCTCTACTTGGACTTGGGAGGGCTTTCCAAG GAGAGTGACGTTCTCTCCCTCGGAGTGTCGTTGCATGGCTCCTGGTGGAAGGAAAACGGCCCAGGCTGTCAAAGTCAACTTCTTCCATCGACTGACTGGCATAACCATGGAAACCCAGAGCTGACTACCGTGCTGAGCTGCTGGCTGGAGTACCAGTATATAGAAGTCCTGCAAGGCATCATCCAGATCTTCATATCA CTTCTAGCATTTGTTTATGCTTGCTATGTGGTCAGTCTTTTCTCCAATGAAGAGAACTCGT TTGATACCACTGATGAGTGTCATAGCCCACCCAAACCTCCACACTTCTTCTACTAA